The following are encoded in a window of Narcine bancroftii isolate sNarBan1 chromosome 2, sNarBan1.hap1, whole genome shotgun sequence genomic DNA:
- the LOC138755856 gene encoding zinc finger protein 521-like isoform X2, whose translation MQVHEKAKEAAPPARPADWTLPESRKCSRCEEGFDLPEELQRHIGECHADRSPSEDGAAFQCLCCSELFGEESALLAHARAHGADKAARCAVCSEGFLSAAELLGHMESHRHPGGGDPSPLVVGYTSVSSTTPDSNLSADSSCGLPRDAKKRGPQPPPEGGPPLPKQPRATYTCVHCGQEAFCSLALLQAHLKSAHAEPPAPRPTCPLGLEVRPSPCTLPDGGGQELRAPRYRCNFCAEVPADLNSLQEHIRSRHSFGAAKASNAFFCPHCLMGFLTDASLEDHVQRAHPQAGRGSSPADLYPCPYCTQPRAFGDLPKLNRHIKENHRNVPLASDGSRRSSPLSPGPSADGRPGCPQCGQELASPEALLEHLTAHFAAASTHYPCESCAKPFPTADELQQHLLDLHTLVFFRCALCQEGFDSKVSVQLHLAVKHSREEKAFRCTSCGWRFAAEADLRLHVRLHHLERRGGTHGCLFCGGAFGTEVELQCHVVAGHGPRPRCRLCARAFRAAAPLERHLREEHGAAAPAAAANGAPESQEEEEGEEEEDGPRGRSSSDEEPDAAETMYPCDICGAAYTMDSLLRNHRLRDHHIGPGEAASLQRQAGLMEGSHPCGVCGRTFFSAGGLSEHARTHRGPVKHYLCPICGERFPSLLTLTEHKVTHSKSLDTGTCRICRTPLRCEGDFLEHCQLHPDLRNSLTGFRCVVCMQTVTSTLELKIHGTFHMQKTGGDPPPPPPPPPPPPPPPPPLSRCASCLEEFRAGHDLAKLDLNGLPCGLCASCARRRTAGPPPPAPGTNGRRPPPGAEGSRCLRCNVKFESEGELRGHSLAAHPEPEGGKPATPQVSPVPKISPAQLEEMVDPLLCRLCGEQQTGAGHLKQVDTPHPSPFPLRRSNGDNSTGWRPWQRTNEGLSGCGTHTGRLRAAVDLQTWPTPGCWRLAHDNQDSRGC comes from the coding sequence ATGCAGGTGCACGAGAAGGCCAAGGAGGCTGCCCCCCCCGCCCGGCCGGCCGACTGGACGCTGCCGGAGTCACGCAAGTGCAGCCGGTGCGAGGAGGGCTTCGACCTGCCCGAGGAGCTACAGCGCCACATCGGGGAGTGCCACGCCGACCGCTCGCCCTCCGAGGACGGGGCCGCCTTCCAGTGCCTCTGCTGCTCCGAGCTCTTTGGCGAGGAGAGCGCGCTGCTGGCTCACGCCAGGGCCCACGGCGCGGACAAGGCCGCCCGCTGCGCCGTCTGCTCCGAGGGCTTCCTCTCCGCTGCCGAGCTGCTCGGCCACATGGAGTCACACCGGCACCCGGGGGGCGGCGACCCCTCCCCACTGGTGGTGGGCTACACCTCGGTGTCCAGCACCACGCCGGACTCCAACCTGTCTGCCGACAGCAGCTGCGGCCTGCCGCGCGACGCCAAGAAGAGGGGCCCGCAGCCGCCCCCGGAGGGGGGCCCGCCTCTCCCGAAGCAGCCGCGGGCCACCTACACCTGCGTGCACTGCGGCCAGGAGGCCTTCTGCAGCCTGGCCCTGCTGCAGGCGCACCTGAAGAGCGCACACGCCGAGCCGCCAGCGCCGAGGCCCACCTGCCCCCTGGGCCTGGAGGTGCGGCCGTCCCCATGCACCTTGCCGGATGGCGGCGGTCAAGAGCTTCGGGCCCCCCGGTACCGCTGCAACTTCTGCGCCGAGGTGCCCGCCGACCTGAACAGCCTGCAGGAGCACATCCGCAGCCGCCACAGCTTCGGGGCCGCCAAGGCCAGCAATGCCTTCTTCTGCCCCCACTGCCTGATGGGCTTCCTGACCGATGCCTCCCTGGAGGACCATGTACAGCGGGCTCACCCCCAGGCAGGTCGCGGCTCATCACCCGCCGACCTCTACCCCTGCCCGTACTGCACGCAGCCGCGGGCCTTCGGTGACCTGCCCAAGCTCAACCGGCACATCAAGGAGAACCACCGCAACGTGCCACTGGCCAGCGATGGCAGCCGGCGCTCCAGCCCGCTCTCCCCGGGCCCCTCGGCTGATGGCCGGCCGGGCTGTCCGCAGTGCGGCCAGGAGTTGGCGAGCCCTGAGGCGCTGCTGGAGCACCTGACAGCGCACTTCGCCGCCGCCTCCACCCACTACCCATGCGAGAGCTGCGCCAAGCCATTCCCGACCGCCGACGAGCTGCAGCAACACTTGCTCGACCTGCACACCCTGGTCTTCTTCCGCTGCGCCCTATGCCAGGAGGGCTTCGACTCCAAGGTGTCGGTGCAGCTGCACCTGGCCGTCAAGCACAGCCGCGAGGAGAAGGCTTTCCGCTGCACGTCCTGTGGCTGGCGCTTCGCCGCCGAGGCCGACCTGCGGCTCCACGTCCGCCTACACCACCTGGAGCGGCGCGGCGGTACGCACGGCTGCCTCTTCTGCGGCGGCGCCTTCGGCACCGAGGTCGAGCTCCAGTGCCACGTGGTGGCCGGTCATGGCCCGCGGCCCCGCTGCCGCCTGTGTGCCCGTGCCTTCCGCGCCGCTGCGCCACTGGAGCGGCACCTGCGGGAAGAGCACGGCGCTGCCGCACCCGCCGCCGCCGCGAACGGCGCCCCGGAgtcccaggaggaggaggagggggaggaggaggaggacgggCCGCGCGGCCGCAGCAGCAGCGACGAGGAGCCCGACGCCGCGGAGACCATGTACCCCTGCGACATCTGCGGCGCCGCCTACACCATGGACTCGCTGCTGCGCAACCACCGGCTTCGCGACCACCACATCGGACCAGGTGAGGCCGCCTCACTGCAGCGCCAGGCCGGCCTGATGGAGGGCAGCCACCCGTGCGGTGTGTGCGGCCGCACCTTCTTCTCGGCGGGTGGCCTGAGCGAGCACGCCCGCACCCACCGGGGCCCCGTCAAGCACTACCTGTGCCCCATCTGTGGCGAGCGCTTCCCCTCGCTGCTCACCCTCACCGAACACAAGGTGACGCACAGCAAGAGCCTGGACACCGGCACCTGCCGCATCTGCCGCACGCCGCTGCGCTGCGAGGGCGACTTCCTGGAGCACTGCCAGCTGCACCCGGACCTCAGGAACTCCCTGACCGGCTTCCGCTGTGTGGTCTGCATGCAGACAGTTACCTCCACCCTGGAGCTCAAGATCCATGGCACCTTCCACATGCAGAAGACGGGCGGCgaccccccgcccccgccccccccaccgccGCCGCCGCCCCCACCGCCGCCGCCGCTCTCCAGGTGCGCATCCTGCCTGGAGGAGTTCCGTGCCGGCCATGATCTGGCCAAACTCGACCTCAACGGCCTCCCCTGCGGCCTGTGCGCTTCCTGCGCCCGCCGCCGCACCGCCGGCCCCCCCCCGCCGGCGCCCGGCACCAATGGGAGACGGCCGCCGCCCGGCGCCGAAGGGAGCCGCTGCCTGCGCTGCAACGTCAAGTTCGAGAGCGAGGGCGAGCTGCGGGGACACTCGCTGGCCGCGCACCCTGAGCCCGAGGGAGGGAAGCCGGCCACCCCCCAGGTCTCACCCGTGCCCAAGATCAGCCCGGCGCAGCTGGAGGAG